Proteins from one Triticum aestivum cultivar Chinese Spring chromosome 7A, IWGSC CS RefSeq v2.1, whole genome shotgun sequence genomic window:
- the LOC123147167 gene encoding uncharacterized protein: protein MMTGSSSRVFIMPGAGHVHYLVAGGFGGGDDPRYPWTFKSLHEVDAVVPAIARGAPAGPDGCPICFRTFASAKAVHGNMRSHTDRSWRGMEPPRETPLGELGLDGQRYPYVCDRCKMPFQTRQALGGHRASHNGKKGCSWLEREELAAAKEARKPVLFGVDMNLPAPEADQEQGDE, encoded by the coding sequence ATGATGACCGGATCGAGCTCCCGAGTGTTCATCATGCCCGGCGCCGGCCATGTCCACTACCTCGTCGCGGGAGGCTTCGGAGGAGGCGACGACCCCAGGTACCCCTGGACCTTCAAGTCCCTGCACGAGGTGGACGCCGTCGTCCCTGCCATCGCCCGTGGGGCACCGGCAGGGCCTGACGGGTGCCCCATCTGCTTCCGCACATTCGCCAGTGCCAAGGCCGTCCATGGCAACATGCGCAGCCACACGGACCGCAGCTGGCGCGGCATGGAGCCGCCCCGGGAGACACCCCTGGGCGAGCTCGGGCTGGACGGGCAGCGTTACCCGTACGTGTGCGACCGCTGCAAGATGCCTTTCCAGACGCGCCAGGCGCTCGGCGGCCACCGCGCCAGCCACAATGGTAAGAAAGGCTGCTCCTGGCTCGAAAgagaggagctcgccgccgccaaAGAAGCTCGTAAGCCCGTCCTGTTCGGCGTTGATATGAACCTTCCGGCTCCCGAGGCAGATCAGGAACAGGGGGATGAGTAG